The proteins below come from a single Sander vitreus isolate 19-12246 chromosome 15, sanVit1, whole genome shotgun sequence genomic window:
- the cldnk gene encoding claudin k → MATTGMQLLGLIMSLVGWVGGAIVCAIPLWRVTAFIGNNIVTAQIIWEGLWMNCIVQSTGQIQCKVYDSLLALPSDMQAARGLTVFSILICGLALSLGVLGVKCTKCIGVNSVKARIARISGAIFAIAGFLYLVPVCWTAHSIIRDFYDPHVAAPHKRELGPALYIGWGASALLLIGGSLLYAGSSPPGMPGSPTFSSGESSPRRAPATQVKGYV, encoded by the coding sequence ATGGCTACCACGGGCATGCAGTTGCTGGGCCTAATCATGTCCCTTgtggggtgggtgggtggggcgATAGTATGTGCCATCCCTCTGTGGCGGGTCACTGCCTTCATCGGTAACAACATAGTGACGGCTCAGATCATTTGGGAAGGCCTTTGGATGAATTGCATTGTGCAGAGCACAGGTCAGATCCAGTGTAAGGTGTATGACAGTTTGCTGGCTCTGCCCAGTGACATGCAGGCTGCCCGAGGCCTCACGGTGTTCTCCATCCTGATCTGTGGCCTGGCTCTGTCTCTGGGTGTCCTAGGAGTCAAGTGTACTAAGTGCATCGGTGTAAACAGCGTCAAGGCCCGTATTGCTCGCATCTCGGGTGCCATTTTTGCCATTGCAGGGTTCCTCTACCTTGTGCCCGTCTGCTGGACTGCCCACTCCATCATCAGGGATTTCTATGATCCACATGTGGCAGCCCCACACAAGCGTGAGCTTGGCCCTGCCCTTTACATTGGCTGGGGGGCATCAGCCTTGCTCCTCATTGGGGGATCTCTGCTCTATGCTGGGTCAAGTCCCCCTGGCATGCCAGGCTCTCCCACCTTCAGCAGTGGAGAAAGTAGTCCTCGCAGGGCACCTGCCACACAGGTCAAAGGTTATGTTTAA